Proteins co-encoded in one Pseudorhizobium banfieldiae genomic window:
- a CDS encoding Ig-like domain-containing protein — protein MNMRNRAGWLALSVLAVATLLMVFFVLPRISDQGQQLTDKINEAGETVKEAVTQKQETETGAAAPATGASTDVASAPPIASPPDAPQPPASTPVPEAASQAPATSAAPAFDVLRVEPNGSTVIAGRAEPDATVEVAAGDKIIAAIKAGPSGDFAIVLDQPLPAGDHQLVLRATGKNGETVLSDETATVSVPETKDGKLLAMVTKPGKASRLINVPAAGNTDADVASLDTGNASPEFPELPGAASDLVATAPPISPPLPAAAPERTHAQNPVADIQISAVEIEGSRLFIAGRAPSGASLLGFANDQTVGRAKATNDGNFVIEGVIDLPVGNHTIAVELMDGAGKTALRVEVPFNRPAGAQVAAVAGQNGPSSVSAIDGGAFDKLRDEAARAFALLKGLYGNGRQPSAEELAAARSGTVIALKSLSEYRLPAGASADARDIVDRAARQAGEALAAIDGLPAQPEAVGTALPELASTIEAAVGPVIAESGDTGNGASEQAAATGPKTIEQAPLTQARNSVIIRRGDTLWQISRRVYGQGVRYTTIYLANQDQINNPDLIEPGQIFGVPDEALPDAEELHRKRLQKQQR, from the coding sequence ATGAACATGAGAAACCGCGCCGGCTGGCTGGCTCTTTCCGTACTCGCAGTCGCGACGCTGCTGATGGTCTTCTTCGTGCTGCCCAGGATCTCCGACCAAGGCCAGCAACTCACCGACAAGATCAACGAAGCCGGCGAGACGGTCAAGGAGGCGGTGACCCAGAAACAGGAGACGGAGACCGGAGCCGCTGCACCGGCGACGGGCGCCTCGACCGACGTCGCCTCGGCGCCGCCGATTGCCAGCCCTCCCGACGCCCCACAGCCGCCTGCCTCTACTCCCGTCCCCGAGGCGGCATCTCAGGCACCCGCAACTTCCGCCGCACCCGCATTCGATGTCCTGCGTGTCGAGCCGAACGGGTCCACCGTCATTGCCGGGCGTGCCGAACCCGATGCGACGGTCGAGGTCGCAGCCGGCGACAAGATCATTGCCGCCATCAAGGCAGGCCCAAGCGGAGATTTCGCGATCGTGCTCGACCAGCCCTTGCCGGCCGGCGACCATCAACTGGTCCTGCGCGCGACCGGCAAGAATGGCGAGACGGTACTCTCCGATGAAACAGCGACCGTCTCGGTACCGGAAACCAAGGATGGCAAGCTGCTCGCTATGGTCACCAAGCCGGGCAAGGCCAGCCGCCTGATAAACGTTCCGGCAGCGGGCAACACGGATGCGGATGTAGCGTCCCTCGACACCGGCAACGCGTCGCCTGAATTTCCCGAACTGCCCGGTGCCGCCTCCGATCTCGTCGCCACGGCACCACCGATCTCACCGCCCCTTCCGGCCGCCGCGCCCGAACGGACCCATGCTCAGAATCCAGTGGCCGATATCCAGATCAGCGCCGTCGAGATCGAAGGCAGCCGCCTGTTCATCGCCGGTCGCGCCCCCTCCGGCGCTTCCCTTCTCGGTTTTGCCAACGACCAGACAGTCGGGCGGGCCAAGGCCACGAATGACGGCAATTTCGTCATCGAGGGTGTCATCGATCTGCCGGTCGGCAACCACACGATTGCAGTCGAACTGATGGACGGCGCAGGCAAGACCGCGCTTCGCGTCGAGGTTCCGTTCAACCGGCCGGCTGGTGCCCAGGTCGCGGCCGTAGCCGGGCAGAATGGCCCAAGCTCGGTCTCGGCGATCGATGGCGGCGCTTTCGACAAACTTCGCGACGAGGCAGCACGGGCATTCGCCCTGCTGAAGGGACTCTATGGAAATGGGAGGCAACCCTCTGCGGAGGAACTCGCCGCGGCACGGTCGGGCACAGTTATCGCGCTCAAGTCGCTATCCGAGTATCGGCTGCCGGCCGGGGCAAGCGCGGATGCGCGCGACATAGTAGACCGGGCGGCAAGACAGGCTGGCGAAGCGCTCGCGGCGATCGATGGCCTTCCGGCTCAGCCCGAGGCTGTCGGAACCGCGCTTCCCGAACTTGCTTCAACAATCGAAGCGGCCGTAGGACCGGTGATAGCCGAGAGTGGTGACACCGGTAACGGAGCCTCCGAACAGGCGGCGGCGACAGGCCCTAAGACCATTGAGCAGGCACCGCTGACGCAGGCGCGCAATTCCGTCATCATCCGCCGCGGCGACACGCTGTGGCAGATTTCACGGCGCGTCTACGGCCAGGGCGTCCGCTACACCACGATCTACCTTGCCAACCAGGACCAGATCAACAATCCGGACCTGATCGAGCCCGGCCAGATCTTCGGCGTGCCGGACGAGGCGCTCCCGGATGCGGAAGAACTGCACCGCAAGCGCCTGCAGAAGCAGCAGCGCTAA
- a CDS encoding TIGR00730 family Rossman fold protein, producing MSIQSICVYCGSQPGRDPAYIAAGHALGKSIAAHGLRLVYGGGTKGIMGAVAAGVLANGGQVTGIIPEFLVDMEATRHSLSQLDELIVTEDMHARKHAMFERSDAFVTLPGGIGTLEEIVEIMTWAQLGRHEKPMVFANIGGFWNPMLDLVDHMREQGFIHRAHLVQPLVINDVEDIVPAILDRASDITPTPGEEAVISRL from the coding sequence GTGTCCATTCAGTCAATCTGCGTCTATTGCGGTTCCCAGCCTGGCCGCGACCCTGCCTACATCGCGGCCGGCCATGCGCTCGGAAAATCGATCGCCGCCCACGGCCTGCGCCTCGTATATGGCGGCGGTACCAAGGGTATCATGGGCGCAGTCGCCGCAGGCGTGCTAGCCAATGGCGGGCAGGTGACAGGTATTATACCAGAGTTTCTCGTGGATATGGAGGCCACCCGTCATTCTCTTAGCCAGCTCGACGAACTGATCGTCACGGAGGACATGCATGCTCGCAAGCACGCCATGTTCGAACGTTCGGATGCGTTCGTTACCCTTCCGGGCGGCATCGGCACGCTCGAGGAGATCGTCGAGATCATGACCTGGGCGCAGCTCGGCCGGCACGAGAAGCCGATGGTCTTCGCCAATATCGGCGGCTTCTGGAATCCGATGCTCGATCTCGTCGACCACATGCGGGAGCAGGGGTTCATCCACCGCGCACACCTCGTCCAGCCCCTGGTCATCAACGATGTCGAGGACATCGTACCCGCGATTCTGGACCGGGCCAGCGACATCACCCCGACACCCGGCGAGGAAGCGGTTATTTCAAGGCTCTAG
- the rarD gene encoding EamA family transporter RarD, producing MATTDAPAPAKNEDSARGFAFALTAYLLWGFLPIYMKAVAHMSPFEVLAHRVVWSVPVAGIVLLILRRTSELKAAFRSPRTLMMAGMTAALITVNWGVYVWAISVDRALDTALGYFINPLFSIFLAAVLLKERLQPVQLIAIALVVVAVAILTYDAGGLPWASLVLTVSWGFYAFFRKTLPVGPNQGFFLEVLILTPFALAYIVYAEMSGSGHLIHSSTSDTLLLAATGVITAGPLMIYANGAKLLRLSTIGIMQYIAPTMIFLIAVFVFHEPLSMVKLGAFVLIWSALAIYSWSMLMQARGN from the coding sequence ATGGCCACCACAGACGCGCCCGCCCCGGCCAAGAATGAGGATTCCGCCCGCGGCTTCGCCTTCGCGCTGACGGCCTATTTGCTGTGGGGTTTCCTGCCGATCTACATGAAGGCCGTCGCACACATGTCGCCTTTCGAAGTCCTGGCGCACCGGGTGGTCTGGTCAGTTCCGGTCGCGGGGATCGTGCTGCTGATCCTGCGCCGGACATCGGAGCTGAAGGCTGCTTTCCGTTCTCCGCGGACGCTGATGATGGCTGGGATGACCGCGGCGCTGATCACCGTCAACTGGGGCGTTTATGTCTGGGCGATCTCGGTCGATCGTGCGCTGGACACCGCGCTCGGCTATTTCATCAACCCGCTGTTCAGCATCTTCCTGGCGGCCGTACTCCTCAAGGAGCGCCTGCAGCCCGTACAGCTCATCGCGATCGCCTTGGTAGTCGTCGCTGTTGCGATCCTGACCTACGACGCCGGGGGGCTTCCCTGGGCTTCGCTGGTCCTGACGGTCAGTTGGGGGTTCTATGCCTTCTTCCGCAAGACGCTTCCCGTGGGGCCGAACCAGGGCTTCTTCCTCGAGGTGCTGATCCTCACGCCGTTCGCCCTCGCCTACATCGTCTATGCAGAAATGTCCGGCAGCGGCCATCTCATCCACTCCAGCACGTCGGACACCCTCCTGCTTGCGGCGACCGGCGTTATCACCGCTGGACCGCTGATGATCTACGCCAATGGCGCAAAGCTGCTCCGGCTCTCGACCATCGGCATCATGCAGTATATCGCGCCGACCATGATCTTCCTGATTGCTGTATTCGTGTTCCACGAGCCGCTCAGCATGGTGAAGCTCGGCGCCTTCGTTCTGATCTGGTCGGCTCTTGCCATCTACAGCTGGTCGATGCTGATGCAGGCCCGCGGCAACTGA
- a CDS encoding protein-L-isoaspartate O-methyltransferase family protein, with protein MKFEEQPPHRQLFARQVLAKAGVANDPRLLDALVSVEREPFFGPPPWFYSDFSTYRELASHDPVVLYQDMLVALDPARHVNNGVPSLHAGALNQLGIVPGERVAHLGAGTGYYTAILAELVGPSGHVTAVEYDGELAGKAAAALQNRSNVTVIHGDALVFPQAAVDVVYVNFALDHPAAAWVDQLAPGGRLLFPLGIPARSANGEQLPFTSIAGFLLIDRRPAGYGARFLQPVSFVFAEGQEPPPASRREGLEAAFRRRIADQVRQLRWRRPPEDDEWYSEEGWGLSKREL; from the coding sequence ATGAAATTTGAAGAGCAGCCTCCTCATCGCCAGCTGTTTGCGCGGCAGGTGCTCGCCAAGGCCGGGGTGGCCAACGACCCTCGCCTGCTCGATGCTCTGGTATCCGTCGAACGGGAGCCGTTCTTCGGACCTCCGCCGTGGTTCTACAGTGATTTCTCGACCTACCGCGAACTGGCCTCACACGACCCGGTCGTCCTCTACCAGGACATGCTCGTGGCGCTGGATCCGGCGCGCCACGTCAACAACGGGGTCCCCTCCCTCCATGCCGGTGCGCTGAACCAGCTAGGGATCGTGCCGGGGGAACGGGTCGCCCATCTTGGCGCCGGGACCGGTTACTACACTGCGATACTCGCTGAACTGGTCGGGCCGTCAGGTCATGTCACCGCCGTTGAGTACGACGGGGAGTTGGCCGGCAAGGCAGCAGCGGCCCTCCAGAACCGAAGCAATGTCACGGTCATTCACGGTGATGCCTTAGTATTTCCGCAAGCGGCTGTCGACGTCGTCTATGTCAACTTCGCGCTGGACCATCCGGCTGCGGCCTGGGTCGATCAACTTGCGCCTGGCGGTCGCCTCCTGTTCCCGCTGGGGATCCCGGCCCGGAGCGCCAACGGGGAGCAGTTGCCGTTTACGAGCATCGCCGGGTTTCTCCTGATCGACCGGCGCCCGGCAGGCTACGGTGCCCGCTTCCTGCAGCCGGTGTCCTTCGTGTTTGCCGAAGGGCAAGAGCCGCCGCCGGCCAGCCGTCGGGAGGGCCTGGAGGCGGCCTTCCGGCGCCGCATCGCCGACCAGGTGCGACAGTTGCGCTGGCGCCGTCCGCCGGAGGACGACGAGTGGTATTCGGAAGAGGGTTGGGGCCTCTCGAAGCGCGAGCTGTAG
- the cimA gene encoding citramalate synthase translates to MTRERIYLFDTTLRDGQQTPGVDFSVEDKIAISAMLDNFGLDYVEGGYPGANPTDTAFFSEKRTQKASFVAFGMTKRAGVSASNDPGLATLLQARSDAICFVAKSWDYHVRVALGCSNEENLRSIRESVEAARAVGREALVDCEHFFDGYKANPDYALSCARTAYEAGARWVVLCDTNGGTQPAEIREIVGAVIAAGIPGSALGIHAHDDTGQAVANSLAAVEAGCRQIQGTLNGIGERCGNANLVTLIATLSLKESYSSRFETGIDAVRLEGLTNLSHAFDELLNRSPNHQAPYVGASAFATKAGIHASALLKDPRTYEHVAPETVGNFRKVMVSDQGGKSNFINALKRRGIDVGKDDPKLDLLISIVKEREATGYAYEGADASFELLAHRTLGTIPEFFTVDSFRVMVERRFDANGRIKTVSEAVVKLDVDGEQVMSVAEGDGPVNALDLALRKDLGKYQAEIADLVLADFKVRILNGGTAAITRVLIESTDGDGTRWWTVGVSENIIDASFQALTDSIVYKLMKNRHMAGRIAAE, encoded by the coding sequence ATGACGCGGGAACGCATCTATCTCTTCGACACGACGCTCCGGGACGGGCAGCAGACACCGGGGGTCGATTTTTCTGTCGAGGACAAGATTGCGATTTCGGCCATGCTCGACAATTTCGGTCTCGATTATGTCGAAGGCGGGTATCCCGGGGCCAATCCGACGGATACCGCCTTCTTCTCGGAGAAGCGGACACAGAAGGCCAGCTTTGTCGCATTCGGCATGACGAAGCGGGCCGGCGTTTCCGCCTCCAATGACCCTGGACTTGCAACGCTGCTGCAGGCTCGCAGCGACGCCATCTGCTTCGTCGCAAAAAGCTGGGACTACCATGTCCGCGTCGCCCTCGGCTGCTCCAACGAGGAGAACCTTCGGTCGATCCGGGAGAGCGTCGAGGCGGCTCGTGCCGTCGGTAGGGAAGCCCTGGTCGACTGCGAGCATTTCTTCGACGGCTACAAGGCAAATCCCGATTATGCGCTTTCCTGCGCAAGGACGGCTTACGAGGCGGGGGCGCGCTGGGTCGTGCTTTGCGACACCAATGGCGGCACCCAGCCGGCAGAGATCCGGGAGATCGTCGGCGCGGTCATCGCCGCAGGCATTCCGGGGTCAGCGCTCGGCATCCACGCCCATGACGATACCGGCCAGGCGGTCGCCAACTCGCTCGCCGCCGTCGAGGCGGGCTGTCGGCAAATCCAGGGGACGCTGAACGGCATCGGCGAACGCTGCGGCAACGCCAATCTGGTGACTCTGATCGCCACCCTGTCGCTGAAGGAGAGCTATTCCAGCCGCTTCGAGACCGGGATCGACGCGGTGCGGCTTGAGGGGCTCACCAATCTCAGCCATGCCTTCGACGAGTTGCTGAACCGGTCGCCGAACCATCAGGCGCCCTATGTCGGCGCCTCCGCCTTTGCGACCAAGGCCGGCATCCATGCCTCCGCACTGCTTAAGGACCCAAGAACCTACGAACACGTGGCGCCTGAAACCGTCGGCAACTTCCGCAAGGTGATGGTCTCCGACCAGGGCGGCAAGTCGAACTTCATCAATGCCCTGAAGCGACGCGGCATCGACGTTGGCAAGGACGACCCGAAGCTCGACCTGCTGATTTCCATCGTCAAGGAGCGAGAGGCAACCGGCTATGCCTATGAGGGTGCCGACGCCAGCTTCGAGCTTCTCGCCCACCGGACGCTGGGTACCATTCCGGAATTCTTCACCGTCGACAGCTTCAGGGTGATGGTGGAGCGACGCTTCGACGCCAATGGCCGCATCAAGACAGTGTCGGAAGCGGTCGTGAAGCTCGATGTCGATGGCGAGCAGGTCATGTCCGTCGCTGAGGGTGACGGCCCGGTGAACGCGCTCGACCTGGCATTGCGCAAGGATCTCGGCAAATACCAGGCGGAAATCGCCGACCTCGTACTGGCCGACTTCAAGGTGCGCATCCTCAACGGCGGCACTGCCGCCATCACGCGCGTGCTGATCGAATCGACCGATGGCGACGGAACGCGCTGGTGGACGGTCGGGGTGTCGGAAAACATCATTGACGCCTCATTCCAGGCGCTGACCGATTCGATCGTCTACAAGCTGATGAAGAACCGCCACATGGCGGGGCGGATCGCAGCGGAATAG
- the pip gene encoding prolyl aminopeptidase, with protein MMSSSTEILRTLYPEIEPYETGHLDVGDGHSIYWERVGTRGAKPAVFVHGGPGGGFGPGNRRLFDPALYDVLLFDQRGCGKSTPYASLEANTTWHLVADMEKLREMMGVERWQVFGGSWGSTLSLAYAETHPERVTEIVLRGIYTLTRAELLWYYQFGVSEMFPDKWERFIAPIPEAERGDLMAAYRKYLTGDDEAKKRECALAWSTWEGETITLLPNPDYSAQFHDPDYAIAFARIENHYFVHAGWLEEGQLVRDAHKLKAIPGVIIHGRYDMPCPLKYAWQLHNAWPQADFHIVEGAGHAYLEPGITDQLIRATDRFAGKTA; from the coding sequence ATGATGTCCTCCTCCACTGAAATCCTTCGCACCCTTTACCCGGAAATCGAGCCCTACGAGACAGGCCATCTCGATGTCGGCGATGGCCATTCGATCTACTGGGAGCGCGTCGGCACGCGAGGCGCCAAGCCTGCCGTATTTGTGCATGGCGGCCCCGGTGGCGGCTTCGGGCCGGGCAACCGGCGTCTCTTCGATCCGGCACTCTACGACGTCCTGCTGTTCGACCAGCGCGGCTGCGGAAAATCGACGCCCTATGCTTCGCTGGAGGCCAATACGACCTGGCACCTCGTCGCCGACATGGAGAAGCTGCGCGAGATGATGGGCGTGGAGCGCTGGCAGGTCTTCGGCGGCTCGTGGGGTTCCACCCTTTCTCTTGCCTATGCCGAGACCCACCCGGAACGGGTAACGGAAATCGTACTTCGCGGCATCTACACGCTCACCCGCGCCGAACTCCTCTGGTACTACCAGTTCGGCGTTTCGGAGATGTTTCCCGACAAGTGGGAGCGCTTCATCGCGCCGATCCCAGAAGCCGAGCGCGGCGACCTGATGGCCGCCTACCGCAAGTATCTGACGGGGGATGACGAGGCGAAGAAGCGCGAATGCGCGCTTGCCTGGAGCACCTGGGAAGGCGAGACGATCACCCTCCTGCCGAATCCAGACTATTCCGCGCAGTTTCACGACCCCGACTACGCGATCGCCTTCGCCCGCATCGAAAACCACTATTTCGTGCATGCGGGCTGGCTGGAGGAAGGTCAGCTCGTGCGCGACGCGCACAAGCTCAAGGCTATCCCGGGCGTCATCATTCACGGGCGCTACGACATGCCCTGCCCGCTGAAATATGCTTGGCAGTTGCACAACGCCTGGCCCCAGGCTGATTTCCACATCGTAGAAGGTGCGGGCCATGCCTATCTCGAACCGGGCATCACCGACCAGCTGATCAGGGCGACGGACCGGTTCGCCGGAAAGACGGCATAG
- a CDS encoding GFA family protein, which produces MTQIHTGGCQCGAVRFRVSGDLKDSSICHCRMCQKAFGAFYAPLVSTRDAELQWTRGSVKHFRSSNHVLRGFCENCGTPLTYEAADGIAIATGAFDDPAAVPPIIQFGVERKLPFVDHLHELPVRQTMDDVEAAPFLADIISYQHPDHDTEAWPEGDRP; this is translated from the coding sequence ATGACGCAGATCCATACCGGCGGCTGCCAGTGCGGCGCGGTCCGTTTCCGCGTGAGCGGCGACCTGAAGGATAGTTCCATTTGCCATTGCCGCATGTGCCAGAAGGCCTTCGGCGCATTCTATGCGCCCTTGGTTTCCACCCGGGATGCGGAGCTGCAGTGGACCCGCGGTAGCGTCAAGCACTTCCGCTCGTCTAACCACGTCCTGCGCGGGTTTTGCGAGAATTGCGGCACGCCCCTCACCTACGAGGCTGCAGACGGGATCGCCATCGCAACCGGCGCTTTCGACGATCCGGCGGCGGTGCCCCCGATCATCCAGTTCGGTGTTGAGCGCAAGCTCCCCTTCGTAGACCACCTCCACGAACTGCCCGTCCGGCAGACCATGGACGATGTGGAGGCAGCGCCCTTCCTCGCCGACATCATCTCCTACCAGCATCCCGACCACGATACCGAGGCCTGGCCCGAAGGCGACAGGCCATGA
- the cysS gene encoding cysteine--tRNA ligase translates to MSVELKLYNTLTREKAEFRPIDPNNVRMYVCGPTVYDYAHIGNARPVIVFDVLYRLLRHVYGADHVTYARNITDVDDKINARALRDHPGLPLNEAIRLVTEKTETQFHEDVKALGCLEPNVEPRATDNIPQMIEIIERLVAKGHAYVAAGEVLFDTKSMSDYGQLSKRPLDEQQAGARITVDAHKKNPGDFVLWKLSSHNEPGWESPWGRGRPGWHIECSAMSGRYLGEVFDIHGGGLDLIFPHHENEIAQSRCAHGTHAMANVWMHNGFVQVEGRKMSKSEGNFVTIHDLLHTDKFGGRPWHGGVLRLAMLKTHYRQPIDWTVEKLHQARDEVFGFLASCDAEIVAGRIAAKRLRGRPVLQDSNFLAALADDLNTPKALSTLFSLREKASSDEGAAEKLLLGLEFLGIVPLRKWSLYDKVHVFDLRVRDQLLGHDESDRLERLRVAMANGNKEREEQLIKEVESWGVRVAIDRKRGRIALEVKADSQNPLASAVDALVEMRLEMLKAKNFAEADKIRDDLSSKGIQLKDGKDPATGERVTTWEVKR, encoded by the coding sequence ATGAGCGTTGAGCTCAAGCTCTACAATACGCTGACTCGCGAGAAGGCTGAGTTCCGGCCGATCGATCCGAACAACGTGCGTATGTATGTCTGCGGTCCGACGGTCTACGACTATGCCCATATCGGCAATGCGCGGCCGGTGATCGTCTTCGACGTGCTCTACCGCTTGCTGCGTCATGTCTATGGTGCCGATCATGTCACCTATGCCCGCAACATCACAGACGTGGACGACAAGATCAACGCACGGGCGCTGCGCGACCATCCCGGCCTGCCGCTGAACGAGGCGATCCGGCTCGTGACGGAAAAGACCGAGACGCAATTTCACGAGGACGTAAAGGCGCTGGGCTGCCTGGAGCCGAATGTCGAGCCGCGGGCAACCGACAACATTCCACAGATGATAGAGATCATCGAGCGGCTGGTCGCAAAGGGTCATGCCTATGTGGCGGCCGGCGAGGTTCTGTTCGACACGAAGTCGATGAGCGATTACGGCCAGCTTTCGAAACGCCCTCTCGACGAGCAGCAGGCCGGTGCCCGTATCACCGTCGATGCGCACAAGAAGAACCCGGGCGACTTCGTGCTCTGGAAGCTCTCTTCGCACAATGAGCCGGGCTGGGAGAGCCCCTGGGGCCGCGGTCGGCCCGGTTGGCATATCGAGTGCTCCGCCATGAGCGGCCGCTATCTCGGCGAGGTCTTCGACATCCATGGCGGCGGGCTGGACCTGATCTTTCCGCACCACGAGAACGAGATCGCCCAGTCGCGCTGCGCCCATGGCACGCATGCGATGGCGAATGTCTGGATGCACAATGGCTTCGTGCAGGTCGAAGGCCGCAAGATGTCGAAGTCAGAGGGCAACTTCGTCACAATCCACGATCTCCTGCACACGGACAAGTTCGGCGGTCGGCCTTGGCATGGCGGTGTGCTTCGCCTGGCAATGCTTAAAACCCACTACCGTCAGCCGATCGACTGGACGGTAGAAAAACTTCACCAGGCACGCGACGAAGTCTTCGGCTTCTTGGCAAGTTGTGATGCAGAGATCGTGGCCGGCCGTATCGCAGCGAAGAGGCTTCGCGGAAGACCAGTCCTGCAGGATTCTAACTTTCTCGCTGCGCTAGCCGACGACCTAAACACACCCAAAGCTCTCTCGACCCTGTTCTCGCTCCGCGAGAAAGCATCATCGGATGAGGGGGCCGCTGAAAAACTGCTCCTTGGACTCGAATTCCTTGGGATTGTTCCACTGAGGAAATGGTCACTCTACGACAAAGTGCACGTTTTCGATCTCCGTGTTCGCGATCAACTACTCGGCCATGACGAATCCGATCGCTTGGAGCGTCTGCGCGTCGCAATGGCGAATGGAAACAAGGAGCGCGAAGAGCAGCTAATCAAGGAGGTTGAGTCATGGGGGGTAAGGGTCGCAATCGATCGTAAGCGCGGCAGAATTGCCCTCGAAGTCAAAGCTGACAGTCAAAATCCCTTGGCCTCCGCCGTCGATGCCCTCGTCGAGATGCGACTCGAAATGCTGAAGGCGAAGAACTTTGCGGAGGCGGACAAGATCCGCGATGATCTCTCGTCCAAGGGCATCCAGCTCAAGGACGGGAAGGACCCGGCCACCGGCGAGCGGGTGACGACCTGGGAGGTGAAGAGATGA
- a CDS encoding SDR family NAD(P)-dependent oxidoreductase, with the protein MTINLKDRIALVTGASRGIGYFTALELAKAGAHVIACARSVGGLEELDDAIKAEGGSATLVPFDLTDMQAIDQLGGSIFERWGKLDILVANAGILGVISPIGHIEAKVFEKVMLTNVTATWRLIRSVEPLLLKSDAGRALILSSGAAHKCRPFWGAYSASKAAVEALARTWAAEQQRTALRVNLIDPGATRTAMRAQAMPGEDPNTLPHPAEVAAAILPLASPEMKDTGRLFVVRENKFVDYRMPE; encoded by the coding sequence ATGACGATCAACCTGAAGGACAGGATCGCTCTGGTGACCGGCGCTTCGCGCGGCATCGGCTATTTCACCGCACTAGAACTGGCAAAGGCGGGTGCGCATGTCATTGCCTGCGCCCGCAGCGTCGGCGGACTGGAAGAGTTGGACGATGCGATCAAGGCCGAAGGCGGATCCGCCACGCTCGTACCGTTCGACCTGACCGACATGCAGGCCATCGACCAGCTCGGCGGGTCGATCTTCGAACGCTGGGGCAAGCTCGACATCCTCGTCGCCAATGCCGGCATCCTGGGCGTGATCTCGCCGATCGGGCACATCGAAGCGAAAGTGTTCGAGAAGGTGATGCTGACCAATGTCACCGCCACCTGGCGGCTGATCCGCTCCGTCGAGCCGCTGCTCCTGAAATCGGACGCCGGACGGGCGCTGATCCTCTCCTCCGGCGCGGCCCACAAGTGCCGTCCCTTCTGGGGCGCCTATTCCGCGTCCAAGGCGGCTGTCGAGGCACTGGCCCGCACCTGGGCTGCCGAACAGCAGCGCACGGCGCTGCGCGTCAATTTGATCGACCCCGGCGCGACGCGGACCGCCATGCGCGCCCAGGCCATGCCCGGCGAGGACCCGAACACGCTGCCGCATCCGGCCGAGGTTGCCGCGGCCATCCTGCCGCTCGCCTCTCCCGAGATGAAGGATACGGGACGTCTTTTCGTCGTGCGCGAAAACAAGTTCGTCGACTACCGCATGCCGGAGTGA